A genome region from Nicotiana tabacum cultivar K326 chromosome 13, ASM71507v2, whole genome shotgun sequence includes the following:
- the LOC142168252 gene encoding uncharacterized protein LOC142168252 gives MRHRHYQDGADVVVGKFHLFGLCVVTLFDPGSTHSYVCSSFIFLENMKSVRLDCGVLVKSPLGHQVVCNQICRGCPFEIQKLVFPTNLIKMPFQDYDVIIGMDWFHRYHVVVDCMSKRVTSKAPTCSCIIIIQGERSLTSNIISAVVARKMISQGCEAYLAHVVDTHLENPSLKDIQVVCKFPNVFLKIFLGCPQKGKLNFL, from the coding sequence ATGAGACATAGGCATTACCAAGATGGTGCAGATGTGGTTGTTGGTAAATTTcacttatttggcttatgtgtTGTTACactatttgatcctggttctacaCATTCCTATGTTTGCTcatcatttatttttcttgaaaatatgaAATCTGTAAGACTTGATTGTGGTGTGCTTGTCAAAAGTCCTTTGGGTCATCAGGTTGTTTGTAATCAGATCTGTCGAGGTTGTCCCTTTGAGATTCAAAAGCTAGTCTTCCCTACTAATTTGATTAAAATGCCTTTCCAAGACTATGATGTCATCATCGGTATGGATTGGTTTCATAGATACCATGTAGTAGTTGATTGTATGTCAAAGCGTGTGACCTCTAAAGCTCCTACATGTTCATGCATTATTATTATTCAAGGTGAAAGATCACTAACATCTAATATTATATCTGCGGTTGTGGCAAGAAAGATGATTAGTCAGGGTTGTGAAGCTTATCTTGCTCATGTAGTTGATACACACTTAGAAAATCCAAGCCTTAAAGATATACAAGTTGTATGTAAATTTCCTaatgttttcttgaaaatcttcCTGGGTTGCCCCCAGAAAGGGAAGTTGAATTTCCTATAG